A genomic stretch from Telmatocola sphagniphila includes:
- the prmC gene encoding peptide chain release factor N(5)-glutamine methyltransferase gives MSTERWTILKLLSWTEDFFRQKNIESPRLEAQILLGHVLKCDRIHLYTRTDEEPDEASRAAFRELIKKRADGTPVAYLVGYREFYSLKFEVTPDVLIPRPETELLVLKCLDRISKISKPKILDVGTGSGCIAITLAKQNSAVQVQAIDRSDKALAVARNNAQRHEVSDRIQFLAGDLFQPLKKEVSFDLIVSNPPYISEAEYSQLDKSVRDFEPREALLAGADGLDIYRRLIPESAPFLKSEGFLAVEIGSTQQENVEQIFRESFTDVTTIRDDAKLPRIVLGKKR, from the coding sequence ATGTCGACGGAGCGATGGACCATCCTGAAATTGCTGTCCTGGACCGAGGATTTTTTCCGACAGAAGAATATCGAATCGCCTCGACTCGAAGCGCAGATCTTGCTGGGCCACGTATTGAAGTGCGACCGTATCCACCTCTATACCCGAACCGACGAAGAACCGGATGAAGCCAGCCGGGCCGCTTTCCGGGAACTGATCAAAAAGCGAGCCGATGGCACTCCGGTCGCCTACCTCGTTGGCTATCGCGAATTCTACTCGCTGAAATTCGAAGTCACCCCGGATGTTCTGATCCCGCGACCGGAAACGGAGCTCCTGGTTCTGAAATGTCTGGATCGCATCTCCAAGATTTCCAAACCGAAAATCCTGGACGTCGGGACCGGCTCCGGCTGCATCGCAATTACCCTAGCCAAGCAGAATTCCGCGGTGCAGGTGCAGGCCATCGACCGCAGTGATAAAGCCCTCGCCGTCGCTCGAAATAACGCCCAGAGACACGAAGTTTCCGACCGTATCCAGTTTCTGGCCGGGGATTTATTCCAGCCTCTGAAAAAAGAGGTTAGCTTCGACTTGATCGTCAGCAACCCACCTTACATTTCTGAAGCCGAGTACAGCCAACTCGATAAATCGGTCCGCGATTTCGAGCCGAGAGAAGCTCTTTTAGCCGGTGCGGATGGACTGGATATCTATCGCCGACTAATACCGGAGAGCGCGCCTTTTCTGAAATCGGAAGGCTTTCTGGCGGTGGAAATTGGCAGCACCCAACAGGAAAACGTCGAGCAGATCTTCCGAGAGTCGTTTACAGATGTGACCACCATTCGAGATGATGCGAAATTGCCGCGAATTGTCCTGGGGAAAAAGCGATAG
- a CDS encoding GTPase family protein, producing MNRLRALTILSLLALPILFLSVTGMYYLWNSNWIFWAWFPLAGCFATAYLLGWYWQREHRIESLKAEIPEHSTNRDREAWKIVEEFAKGAPDRTRLDDSEYYFLQARSLSERVAALYYPNSKTPLGNVTLPELLTAMELASAEMRKKFEDYVPGGHLFTINNLRYAGMARAWVPRVQNAMWMGSAILDPFKTGVRYLANRYGVNKPMDQFQENLVGWFYAMFVQRVGHYLIELYSGRLKVGTEEYRKLMMEAHGIAPSDTPEVKHSPVRITLIGPVGSGKSDLVRILLHNTAIDNPTTEPLIHRLELAEITEEIRLVDTVPYTQVNETELVKYSDIWNQADLILWVVAAGRFSADDKALYANYREYFRKQPNRKAPAVIWVLTKIETLAPANEWNPPYEWQDPQLPKEHSLATAINTLQEEVEDGELLIVPAKVSEGNHWGVDDFLLPMIGLHMRDAKAVARLRDLEQKHRGERFGKVVDQLLHDGREVLGGFLSRLRSR from the coding sequence ATGAACCGCCTGCGTGCTCTGACGATTCTCTCTCTGCTCGCTCTCCCCATTCTCTTCCTCTCCGTCACGGGGATGTACTATCTCTGGAATTCCAACTGGATATTCTGGGCCTGGTTTCCGCTGGCCGGATGCTTCGCCACCGCCTACCTGCTGGGCTGGTACTGGCAGCGCGAACACCGGATCGAGAGCCTGAAAGCGGAAATCCCCGAACATTCCACCAACCGCGATCGGGAAGCCTGGAAAATCGTCGAGGAGTTTGCCAAAGGGGCGCCCGATCGAACCCGGCTCGACGATAGCGAATATTACTTCTTGCAAGCTCGATCTTTGTCCGAGCGAGTGGCCGCCCTCTACTATCCCAACTCGAAAACTCCTCTCGGCAATGTCACCCTTCCCGAACTGCTGACGGCCATGGAACTGGCTTCAGCAGAAATGCGAAAAAAATTCGAAGATTACGTACCCGGCGGCCACCTTTTCACGATCAACAATTTACGCTATGCCGGGATGGCCCGGGCCTGGGTACCGCGCGTCCAAAATGCCATGTGGATGGGCTCGGCCATTCTCGATCCCTTCAAGACCGGCGTGCGCTACCTCGCTAACCGCTACGGCGTCAACAAACCGATGGACCAGTTCCAGGAAAATCTGGTCGGCTGGTTTTACGCGATGTTCGTCCAGCGGGTCGGGCACTATCTCATCGAACTCTACAGCGGGCGGTTGAAAGTCGGCACCGAGGAATACCGGAAGCTTATGATGGAAGCGCATGGTATCGCACCCAGCGATACACCGGAAGTGAAGCATTCCCCGGTACGAATCACGCTTATTGGGCCTGTTGGTTCGGGCAAATCGGATCTGGTTCGAATCTTGCTACACAATACCGCCATAGACAATCCGACTACGGAACCCCTGATTCACCGGCTGGAATTGGCCGAGATTACCGAAGAAATCCGACTAGTCGATACGGTGCCCTATACCCAGGTGAACGAAACCGAACTCGTGAAGTATTCGGATATCTGGAATCAGGCCGACTTGATTCTTTGGGTGGTGGCCGCCGGGCGATTTTCTGCGGATGACAAAGCCCTATACGCCAACTATCGGGAGTACTTCCGCAAACAACCGAACCGCAAAGCCCCTGCGGTTATTTGGGTACTCACCAAGATCGAAACTTTGGCACCGGCCAACGAATGGAATCCGCCGTATGAATGGCAGGATCCCCAGTTGCCCAAGGAACATTCACTTGCCACGGCCATTAACACACTTCAGGAGGAAGTGGAAGATGGCGAGTTGCTGATCGTCCCGGCGAAAGTTTCAGAAGGCAACCACTGGGGTGTAGATGATTTTCTACTGCCGATGATCGGGTTGCACATGCGAGACGCTAAGGCGGTAGCAAGACTTCGCGACCTGGAGCAGAAACATCGCGGCGAGCGATTTGGGAAGGTGGTCGATCAACTTCTGCACGACGGCCGCGAAGTGCTGGGAGGCTTTTTAAGTAGGCTGAGGTCGAGGTAG
- a CDS encoding GNAT family N-acetyltransferase: MSHLTHHKLNYSISTDPHKLDIEIIHRYLAEQSYWAAGIPRILLQKAIENSLCFGVYEGEQQVGFARVVTDRATFAYLCDVFILELHRGRGLSTWLMECIMADPELQGLRRFVLVTRDVHGLYQRYGFEPLANPASFMQIHVVDPYRKQAI, translated from the coding sequence TTGTCGCATCTCACACATCATAAGTTGAACTACTCTATCTCGACCGATCCACACAAATTGGACATCGAGATCATCCATCGCTACCTGGCGGAACAATCTTATTGGGCGGCGGGAATACCTCGCATATTGCTACAAAAAGCGATTGAGAATTCGCTCTGTTTCGGCGTTTATGAGGGTGAACAGCAAGTGGGCTTCGCGCGAGTCGTGACGGATCGAGCAACCTTCGCCTATCTGTGTGATGTCTTTATTCTCGAGTTGCATCGAGGCCGTGGGCTATCAACGTGGTTGATGGAATGCATCATGGCTGATCCCGAACTGCAAGGACTACGCCGATTCGTGCTGGTGACTCGCGATGTGCATGGGCTCTATCAACGATATGGGTTTGAACCCTTGGCGAATCCGGCTTCATTCATGCAGATCCACGTCGTGGATCCCTATCGGAAGCAGGCGATTTGA
- a CDS encoding cytochrome c, with protein MKIRGLAGLALVACVLSFPIAQMSAADYADTETIMKKVNGGKKGLHNQTKQALKASDVNWSDVSKLTKEYAKLAADLPKNKVEKGSKESWEKLAKAYSEEAAKLDKAATDKNLEAATAALGNLGKSCKACHDAHK; from the coding sequence ATGAAGATTCGTGGGTTGGCTGGTCTGGCATTGGTGGCTTGCGTGCTGTCGTTCCCGATTGCTCAGATGTCGGCCGCAGATTATGCGGATACCGAAACGATCATGAAGAAGGTCAACGGTGGCAAGAAGGGACTGCACAATCAGACGAAGCAGGCTCTGAAGGCTAGTGATGTGAATTGGAGCGATGTCAGCAAGCTGACCAAGGAATATGCCAAGCTGGCGGCCGATCTGCCCAAGAACAAAGTGGAAAAGGGCAGCAAGGAATCCTGGGAGAAGCTGGCCAAGGCTTACAGCGAAGAAGCAGCCAAGCTCGACAAGGCAGCTACCGATAAGAATTTGGAAGCTGCCACTGCCGCTTTGGGCAACCTCGGCAAGTCTTGCAAGGCCTGCCACGACGCTCACAAATAA
- a CDS encoding Gfo/Idh/MocA family protein: MFPFNRREFLKHSAAISAALASRRAISADEKPSSSASKVSSNDKLRVAVVGVNGRGMTHVAEFTRPSMGTEIVAVCDCDEGVIGKAMTTIEKNQKKTPKYVKDIRKLLEDKSIDIISIATPNHWHSLAAIWAMQAGKDVYCEKPVSHNVREGRILAETARKLNKICQCGTQSRSNPGMIQSIEAVHSGKIGKVSLAYGTCYKSRGSIGKVAKPTAPPKGCDYDLWCGPAPVLPIARAKMHYDWHWTWAYGNGDLGNQGIHEMDKARWGLNKHELPKSVLSLGGRFGYVDDGETANTQLCLFDYGDCHLLFEVRGLKTKGTQPSKNTKASTMVGNIFFGDKGIVVCPSYGSGMVLDLDGKILSEHAGGKDEYHFTNFVSAVRNRKPEELHAEITEGHLSSALCHLGNISYRNGIETPICEVKKFSNVPTANEAFGRMVEHLKDNKVDITTEKCKVGLELHIDPKKEVFTDPNPAAQSMLFREYRKGYEVKDLV, from the coding sequence ATGTTTCCTTTTAATCGACGCGAGTTTCTCAAACATTCTGCCGCAATATCGGCGGCCCTGGCCAGTAGACGTGCCATCTCCGCAGATGAAAAACCGAGCAGTTCAGCGAGCAAGGTCAGCTCTAACGACAAACTTCGCGTGGCCGTGGTGGGCGTGAATGGTCGCGGCATGACACACGTGGCCGAATTCACACGGCCGAGCATGGGAACCGAAATCGTGGCGGTGTGCGATTGCGACGAGGGCGTGATCGGCAAGGCGATGACCACCATTGAAAAGAATCAGAAAAAGACGCCGAAGTACGTCAAGGACATCCGAAAGCTCCTGGAAGACAAATCGATCGATATCATCAGCATCGCCACACCGAATCACTGGCACTCCCTGGCCGCTATCTGGGCGATGCAGGCTGGGAAAGATGTTTACTGTGAAAAGCCAGTGAGCCACAACGTTCGCGAAGGCCGGATTCTGGCCGAGACCGCTCGGAAGCTAAACAAAATTTGCCAGTGCGGCACCCAAAGCCGAAGCAACCCGGGCATGATCCAGTCGATCGAAGCGGTACATAGCGGGAAGATCGGAAAAGTTTCACTCGCCTATGGCACCTGTTACAAATCCCGAGGATCGATTGGGAAAGTGGCTAAACCTACCGCACCACCCAAGGGATGCGATTACGATCTCTGGTGCGGTCCGGCTCCCGTGCTGCCGATCGCGCGAGCCAAAATGCATTATGATTGGCACTGGACCTGGGCTTATGGCAACGGCGACCTGGGCAATCAGGGCATCCACGAAATGGATAAAGCCCGTTGGGGACTGAACAAGCACGAACTCCCCAAATCAGTGCTCAGTCTCGGCGGCCGATTCGGCTACGTCGACGATGGCGAAACGGCCAATACGCAGCTCTGCCTTTTCGACTATGGCGATTGTCATCTGCTGTTTGAAGTCCGCGGCTTAAAAACGAAAGGCACTCAACCTTCGAAGAATACCAAGGCCTCTACGATGGTAGGCAATATTTTCTTTGGCGATAAGGGCATTGTCGTCTGTCCGAGTTACGGGTCGGGGATGGTTCTCGATCTCGATGGAAAGATACTGAGCGAGCATGCCGGCGGCAAAGACGAATATCACTTCACGAATTTCGTCTCGGCGGTTCGCAATCGCAAACCGGAAGAACTGCATGCGGAAATCACCGAAGGGCATCTCTCGAGTGCCCTCTGCCATTTGGGAAATATCAGCTATCGCAACGGCATCGAGACGCCAATTTGCGAAGTGAAGAAATTCAGCAATGTGCCTACCGCAAATGAAGCCTTCGGCCGGATGGTGGAGCACCTGAAAGACAATAAGGTCGACATCACAACGGAGAAGTGCAAGGTCGGTCTCGAATTGCACATCGACCCGAAGAAGGAAGTATTCACCGATCCTAATCCGGCGGCCCAGAGCATGCTGTTCCGAGAATATCGGAAAGGTTATGAAGTGAAGGATCTGGTCTAA
- a CDS encoding WecB/TagA/CpsF family glycosyltransferase, which translates to MIESPEMTSASRFEPVRVWGVPFAPFTMSQTLEHIDQCITGGGSPKYFITANLNYVMLCERNDRLKEINEKASFILADGKPIVWATRFRKKKLPERVAGADLIPLLCAHAAEKKYRLYFLGGAPGTAEIAAQKMKEKYPGLEIAGIECPPFRQLTEEEHKAQLERIRQSNTHLLFVAFGQPKGEYWMSENLAQTGVPLAVQIGGTFDFMSGRLARAPRWMQKVGLEWLFRWLQEPRRLGGRYISNIFFICKMLFRDVFGLNKGK; encoded by the coding sequence ATGATCGAAAGTCCAGAAATGACCTCCGCGAGCCGCTTCGAGCCAGTACGAGTCTGGGGTGTACCGTTTGCTCCCTTCACGATGTCGCAGACTCTCGAGCATATCGACCAGTGCATTACCGGCGGCGGATCGCCCAAGTATTTCATCACCGCCAATCTGAACTACGTGATGCTCTGCGAGCGAAACGACCGCCTGAAGGAGATCAACGAAAAAGCCTCATTCATCCTCGCGGATGGCAAGCCGATCGTCTGGGCGACTCGGTTCCGCAAGAAAAAACTGCCCGAGCGCGTGGCCGGGGCCGACCTAATCCCGCTACTCTGTGCCCACGCGGCTGAAAAAAAATACCGCCTCTATTTTCTCGGGGGGGCGCCAGGAACCGCGGAAATCGCTGCCCAAAAGATGAAAGAAAAATATCCCGGGCTGGAAATCGCCGGGATCGAGTGTCCGCCGTTTCGCCAATTAACGGAGGAAGAGCACAAGGCTCAACTGGAGCGGATTCGGCAGAGCAATACGCATTTATTGTTCGTGGCATTCGGGCAACCCAAAGGGGAGTACTGGATGAGTGAGAATCTGGCTCAGACGGGCGTGCCGCTGGCGGTTCAGATCGGGGGGACTTTCGACTTCATGTCGGGGCGGTTGGCTCGCGCCCCGCGTTGGATGCAAAAAGTGGGACTGGAATGGCTGTTTCGCTGGTTGCAGGAGCCCCGAAGACTCGGCGGGCGTTATATCTCCAATATTTTCTTTATCTGCAAAATGCTCTTTCGAGATGTTTTCGGACTCAACAAAGGGAAGTAG